One genomic segment of Labilibaculum sp. DW002 includes these proteins:
- a CDS encoding carbohydrate-binding domain-containing protein gives MTKKNKLSLLFTLLLSLSLFSCERDTDSEEYEEESETISEETDNVESHESTEDYSWDSTTEISVVLNDNSIVSNADGISTNGSTLTIKAAGNYNISGSLSDGQIIVDTEDEDIVRLILNGVDINCTYNSPIFIRSAEKTMIVLEKGMQNYLSDGNVYTYEEEDDDSNACIYSKDDMTIYGEGSLLVKGNFNDGITSKDGLIIDSELITINAVDDGIRGKDYLIIKNGDFLISCGGDGLKSDEEEDDAKGYISITNGNFEITSDGDAITAETDVLISYAEMDLIAGGGSASNTYSSTSTKGIKAGSQIIIESGVFSISSADDAIHSNGIITLNDGVFEIASGDDGIHADADLDIIDSYINISESYEGLESAEGNINIYDGDIFTISSDDGINISAGGGSSGPGTKSTGTYALNIYGGYIVVDSNGDGLDSNDAIVMSGGIVIVSSSATNENSALDYDGSCIISGGLLVGSGTSRMDEAPSTASTQYAAKITFNSTQPAGQMVHIESADGDQILTIKPKKAFQSFVVSSPDLKNGVSYNIYLGGNSNGSKTNGLYTGGTYSDGSLYSSFTISSKVSLID, from the coding sequence ATGACAAAAAAAAATAAATTATCCTTGCTGTTTACATTGCTTCTATCCCTCTCTCTTTTCTCTTGTGAACGAGATACAGACTCAGAAGAATACGAAGAAGAAAGTGAGACAATCAGCGAAGAAACAGATAATGTAGAAAGTCATGAAAGCACTGAAGATTATTCTTGGGATAGTACTACCGAAATTTCGGTAGTACTTAACGATAATTCGATTGTCAGTAATGCCGATGGAATCAGTACAAATGGAAGTACACTTACCATCAAGGCAGCAGGAAATTATAACATTAGCGGTTCCCTTTCCGATGGACAGATTATTGTTGATACCGAAGATGAAGACATTGTTCGTCTTATTTTAAATGGTGTTGATATCAACTGTACCTACAACTCTCCCATTTTTATTAGAAGTGCAGAAAAAACCATGATCGTTCTTGAAAAAGGCATGCAGAATTACCTAAGCGATGGTAATGTCTACACCTACGAAGAAGAAGATGATGATTCGAACGCTTGTATTTACAGCAAAGACGATATGACCATTTACGGCGAGGGCTCTTTGCTTGTAAAAGGAAATTTCAACGATGGAATTACAAGTAAAGATGGACTGATTATAGACAGTGAGTTGATCACGATAAATGCAGTGGACGACGGCATACGTGGAAAAGATTATCTGATTATAAAGAATGGTGATTTTTTGATAAGCTGTGGTGGTGATGGCTTAAAATCGGACGAAGAAGAGGATGATGCAAAGGGCTACATCTCTATTACAAACGGTAATTTCGAAATCACATCAGATGGCGATGCAATTACCGCAGAAACTGATGTGCTCATTTCCTATGCTGAGATGGACCTCATCGCCGGTGGAGGAAGTGCTAGTAATACTTATTCAAGCACATCTACAAAAGGAATTAAAGCGGGTTCACAGATTATCATCGAAAGTGGAGTTTTCAGTATCAGTTCTGCTGACGATGCCATTCATTCGAACGGGATAATTACCCTTAACGATGGTGTTTTCGAGATTGCTTCTGGTGATGATGGAATACATGCTGATGCTGATTTAGATATCATTGATAGCTACATTAACATCAGTGAATCCTACGAAGGACTGGAAAGTGCAGAAGGAAATATCAACATTTACGATGGCGACATCTTCACAATATCAAGCGATGATGGAATTAACATCTCTGCAGGAGGCGGTTCTTCGGGCCCAGGAACAAAATCGACTGGCACGTACGCCCTGAATATTTACGGAGGCTATATTGTAGTAGATTCGAACGGAGATGGATTGGATTCGAATGATGCTATTGTAATGAGTGGTGGAATCGTGATTGTAAGTAGTTCTGCAACAAATGAGAATAGCGCATTGGATTACGATGGTTCTTGCATAATTAGTGGTGGATTGCTTGTCGGATCTGGCACCTCACGAATGGACGAAGCTCCTAGCACTGCTTCAACACAATATGCTGCTAAAATAACTTTTAATAGTACCCAGCCGGCCGGACAAATGGTTCACATCGAAAGTGCCGATGGAGATCAAATTCTGACCATAAAACCAAAAAAGGCATTTCAGTCGTTCGTGGTATCTTCTCCAGATTTAAAAAATGGCGTAAGCTACAACATCTATTTGGGTGGCAACTCGAACGGATCAAAAACAAATGGATTGTACACTGGTGGCACCTATAGTGATGGCAGTCTCTATTCAAGCTTTACGATATCAAGTAAAGTAAGTCTTATCGATTAA
- a CDS encoding TonB-dependent receptor, translating into MKKLCAIVYLLFVVSISLFSMPNNYRGVVKGMVVNQSSKDPLPFVTVSIPNSTNGTLTDDSGAFLLGNLKPGKHELQFSCVGFKPMRKQFEIQENVPVNLQVSLSEDVIGLAQIVVSADRSQVSRKEAPVIVNMLSAKSLQQVNSCSLAEGLAFAPGIRVENNCNNCGFNQVRMNGMEGNYSQILINSRQVISGLASVYGLEHIPTSMIQRIEIVRGGGSALFGSNAIAGTINVITKDPISNNFSLNIQNNILGVGLNDKANDFNIDFNSSIISDDRKTGMFLFGVKREREAWDATNDGFSNLVEIKSKGAGMQAYHRFSDRSKLSAEYHFINEYRRGGDHLNRLPFNSEIAEQVEHDIHAGGLTWDLYLDKERKHKLSTFVSGQYTDRETYYGTQMFEDADGNPYTVPRPDYSAFGSTKDIASVIGTQYATDLDKFLMAPAKIVLGIENTYNTLKDKKLGYFDPIKNLMLENTVISDQRYNTFGSYAQVKWDLNFMNLLVGGRFDSYRIKNDADHSVFSNSVFCPRVNLQFKLSENINVRTSYARGYRAPQIFDEDLHIEASTARTITHELDENLKEETSNTYLLSAEWDFTMNKWESYFLVEGFYNRLNNPFYNDYIPNPDNSQDLIALRTNAGGSDVAGVNFEYKLVPSHVVNCQLGFTLQNGKYDTALNQGENTFTDKVLRSPNQYGYLLVNLNPSHHTELSINGTYTGPMHMVHLGGGLDKNGMLIEESLVKTNSFYDLGFKFAYHIDFGDQMKIEFNAGVKNLFNSFQDDPDYGNSRDATYVYGPISPRTIFFGISLGNVL; encoded by the coding sequence ATGAAAAAATTATGCGCTATTGTTTACTTGCTTTTTGTGGTGAGTATTAGCTTATTTTCAATGCCAAATAACTACCGAGGGGTTGTTAAAGGCATGGTAGTTAACCAATCGTCGAAAGACCCACTTCCTTTTGTAACAGTTTCGATTCCCAACAGTACCAATGGTACTTTAACCGACGATTCGGGTGCTTTTTTGCTGGGCAATTTAAAACCCGGAAAACATGAATTACAGTTTTCTTGTGTAGGTTTTAAACCAATGCGTAAGCAATTTGAGATTCAGGAAAATGTTCCCGTAAATCTTCAGGTTTCCTTATCGGAAGATGTAATAGGACTCGCACAGATTGTTGTAAGTGCAGACAGAAGTCAGGTTAGTCGTAAGGAAGCGCCTGTAATTGTAAATATGTTATCGGCCAAAAGCTTACAGCAAGTAAACTCTTGTTCGTTAGCTGAAGGTCTTGCGTTTGCTCCTGGCATCCGTGTCGAAAACAATTGCAATAATTGTGGATTTAACCAAGTGCGAATGAATGGTATGGAAGGAAATTACTCTCAAATACTGATTAATAGTAGACAAGTTATTAGTGGTTTAGCCAGTGTTTACGGATTAGAGCATATTCCAACGTCTATGATTCAGCGTATCGAAATTGTTCGTGGTGGTGGTTCTGCTCTTTTTGGCTCAAACGCCATTGCAGGAACTATTAATGTAATTACCAAAGACCCTATTAGCAACAACTTTAGCCTTAACATTCAAAATAATATATTGGGTGTGGGCCTTAACGATAAGGCTAATGATTTTAATATTGACTTTAATTCTTCTATTATTTCAGATGACCGAAAAACAGGTATGTTTTTGTTTGGTGTCAAACGAGAAAGAGAAGCCTGGGATGCAACAAATGATGGTTTCTCAAATCTAGTTGAAATAAAGAGTAAGGGAGCTGGTATGCAAGCCTACCATCGTTTTTCAGATAGAAGTAAACTATCCGCAGAATATCATTTTATAAACGAATATCGTCGTGGTGGAGATCATTTAAATCGATTGCCTTTTAATTCGGAAATTGCTGAGCAGGTAGAACATGATATTCATGCTGGAGGCCTAACCTGGGATTTATATTTGGATAAAGAGCGGAAGCACAAATTATCGACTTTTGTATCGGGGCAATATACCGATCGTGAAACTTATTATGGCACACAAATGTTTGAGGATGCTGATGGAAATCCCTATACAGTTCCTCGACCAGATTATAGTGCTTTCGGCTCTACAAAAGATATTGCCAGTGTTATTGGAACACAGTATGCTACTGATTTAGATAAATTTCTAATGGCACCTGCGAAAATTGTGTTGGGTATCGAGAATACGTACAATACACTAAAAGATAAGAAGCTGGGTTATTTCGATCCAATTAAGAATTTGATGCTTGAAAATACGGTGATTTCAGATCAGCGATACAATACTTTTGGTTCGTATGCTCAGGTAAAATGGGATCTTAATTTTATGAACTTGCTTGTTGGAGGACGATTTGATTCTTACCGTATTAAAAATGATGCCGATCATTCTGTCTTTTCAAATAGTGTATTCTGTCCTCGTGTTAATCTGCAATTTAAGCTAAGTGAGAATATTAATGTCAGAACAAGTTATGCTAGAGGATACCGTGCGCCACAAATATTCGATGAGGATTTGCACATTGAGGCATCAACAGCCAGAACCATTACGCACGAATTAGATGAGAATTTGAAAGAGGAAACATCGAATACTTACTTGCTTTCTGCTGAATGGGATTTTACAATGAATAAGTGGGAATCTTATTTCTTGGTGGAAGGGTTTTACAACCGTTTAAACAATCCATTCTACAATGATTACATTCCAAATCCAGATAATTCGCAAGATTTAATTGCCTTGCGAACCAATGCAGGAGGATCGGATGTTGCGGGTGTAAATTTTGAGTACAAATTGGTTCCTTCTCATGTGGTAAACTGTCAGTTGGGTTTCACCCTTCAGAATGGCAAGTACGATACTGCTTTAAACCAGGGTGAAAATACCTTTACGGATAAAGTTTTGCGAAGCCCAAACCAATATGGCTATCTTCTCGTGAATTTGAATCCATCTCATCATACCGAACTGTCAATTAATGGAACCTATACTGGGCCAATGCATATGGTACACCTAGGTGGAGGATTGGATAAAAATGGTATGCTGATAGAGGAGTCTTTGGTGAAAACCAACTCTTTTTACGATTTGGGTTTCAAGTTTGCTTATCACATCGATTTTGGAGATCAGATGAAAATAGAATTTAATGCTGGTGTAAAGAATTTGTTCAATTCATTTCAAGACGATCCTGATTATGGAAACTCTCGAGATGCTACCTATGTGTATGGGCCAATTTCTCCAAGAACGATTTTTTTTGGAATCAGTTTAGGAAATGTTTTATAG